Proteins co-encoded in one Nitratireductor kimnyeongensis genomic window:
- a CDS encoding NAD(P)H-dependent oxidoreductase: MTNVALTGLARDLEQRAEEGRPVRIGLIGCGEMGTDIVTQVARMKGIEVAAIADTRPERAAKAIEIAGRDVGSAVEAATAGAISDAIRSGKTALCGDSLMVAQNDLVDVVIDATGKPAVGAEIGLSAMEAGKHLVMMNVEADVTIGAYLKREAARLGVTYSLGAGDEPSSCMELIEFVSAMGHDIVAAGKGKNNPLNVDAVPDDYAEEAEQRNMNVRMLVEFVDGSKTMVEMAAIANATGLVPDRPGMHGPAASREELSSVLCPIADGGVLSKKGCVDFTVGKGVAPGVFVVAEMEHPRLRERMNDLKLGAGPYYTFFRPYHLTSLEVPLTCARAVLYGKADMVPLDRPVAEVCAVAKKDLAPGDRLDAIGEYSYRAWIMTADEARAAKAVPCGLLEGGTMTAPVKKGALLTQENVAPDAASRLVALRARQDAMVFGEG, encoded by the coding sequence ATGACGAATGTGGCGCTTACCGGCCTTGCACGCGATCTTGAGCAGAGGGCGGAAGAGGGGCGGCCGGTGCGCATCGGCTTGATCGGCTGCGGCGAGATGGGCACGGACATCGTCACGCAGGTGGCGCGCATGAAGGGCATCGAGGTGGCGGCCATTGCCGACACACGGCCCGAACGCGCGGCAAAGGCCATCGAGATTGCCGGGCGTGATGTCGGGAGCGCGGTGGAGGCGGCAACGGCAGGCGCGATCAGTGATGCGATCCGGTCCGGGAAAACGGCGCTCTGCGGCGATTCCCTGATGGTGGCGCAGAACGATCTGGTGGACGTGGTGATCGACGCCACGGGCAAGCCGGCGGTGGGCGCGGAGATCGGCCTTTCGGCGATGGAGGCAGGCAAGCATCTCGTCATGATGAATGTCGAGGCGGATGTGACCATCGGCGCTTATCTGAAGCGCGAGGCGGCGCGGCTGGGCGTGACCTATTCGCTGGGGGCGGGCGATGAGCCGTCTTCCTGCATGGAGCTGATCGAGTTCGTCTCCGCCATGGGGCACGACATTGTTGCCGCCGGCAAGGGCAAGAACAACCCGCTCAATGTGGATGCGGTGCCGGACGATTACGCCGAGGAAGCGGAACAGCGCAACATGAATGTGCGCATGCTGGTCGAGTTCGTCGACGGCTCCAAGACGATGGTGGAAATGGCGGCCATCGCCAACGCCACGGGCCTCGTTCCGGACAGGCCGGGCATGCATGGCCCGGCGGCAAGCCGCGAGGAGCTTTCAAGCGTTCTTTGCCCGATTGCCGATGGCGGTGTGCTCTCGAAAAAGGGCTGCGTCGATTTCACGGTTGGCAAGGGGGTTGCGCCCGGCGTGTTCGTGGTGGCGGAGATGGAGCATCCGCGCCTGCGCGAGCGCATGAACGATCTGAAGCTGGGCGCGGGGCCGTATTACACCTTCTTCCGGCCCTATCACCTGACCTCGCTGGAAGTGCCGCTCACCTGCGCGCGCGCGGTGCTCTATGGCAAAGCCGACATGGTGCCGCTCGACAGGCCGGTTGCGGAAGTCTGTGCAGTCGCCAAGAAGGATCTCGCGCCGGGCGACCGGCTCGACGCGATTGGCGAATACAGCTATCGCGCCTGGATCATGACAGCGGATGAAGCGCGTGCGGCAAAGGCCGTGCCCTGCGGGCTCCTTGAGGGTGGCACGATGACCGCGCCGGTG